One part of the Microcoleus sp. bin38.metabat.b11b12b14.051 genome encodes these proteins:
- the dxs gene encoding 1-deoxy-D-xylulose-5-phosphate synthase: protein MHLSELTHPNQLHGLSIHQLEQIARQIREKHLETVAASGGHLGPGLGVVELTLALYQTLDLDRDKVTWDVGHQAYPHKLITGRYNQFHTLRQKDGVAGYLKRCESKFDHFGAGHASTSISAALGMAMARDLKGENFKTVAVIGDGALTGGMALEAINHAGHMPKTNMMVVLNDNEMSISPNVGAITRYLNKMRLSQPVQFLKDNLEEQFKQIPFVGETFTPEMERLKEGMKRLAVSKVGAVIEELGFTYMGPVDGHNLEELIATFKQGHTIQGPVLVHVVTVKGKGYAIAEKDQVGYHAQNPFNLATGKGIPSTKPKPPAYSKVFAHALVKLAQDNPKIVGITAAMATGTCLDKLQEKLPQQYIDVGIAEQHAVTLSAGLACEGMRPVVVIYSTFLQRGYDQIVHDVCIQNLPVFFCLDRAGIVGADGPTHQGMYDISYLRCLPNMTIMAPKDEAELQRMVVTGINHTSGPIAMRYPRGNGYGVPLMEEGWEELPIGKAEILRNGDDLLILGYGSMVYPAMQTAEILSEHGIEATVINARFVKPLDTELILPLAQRIGKVVTIEEGCLMGGFGSAVAESLMDNNVLVPLMRLGVPDTLVDHATPEQSFASLGLNPSQMADRILATFSRKQSPVSV from the coding sequence ATGCATCTCAGCGAACTGACTCATCCAAACCAATTACACGGCCTGTCGATTCATCAACTCGAACAAATTGCCCGACAAATTCGAGAAAAGCATTTAGAAACAGTAGCTGCCAGCGGCGGACACCTCGGCCCCGGATTGGGTGTAGTCGAACTCACCTTAGCACTCTACCAAACACTGGATCTCGATCGCGACAAAGTTACCTGGGATGTCGGCCACCAAGCTTATCCGCACAAATTGATCACCGGCCGCTACAACCAATTCCACACCCTGCGCCAAAAAGACGGCGTTGCAGGCTACCTCAAGCGCTGCGAGAGCAAATTTGACCATTTCGGCGCTGGTCACGCTTCCACGAGCATCTCCGCAGCCTTAGGGATGGCGATGGCGCGCGACCTTAAAGGGGAAAACTTTAAAACCGTAGCAGTCATCGGCGACGGCGCACTGACAGGGGGTATGGCACTCGAAGCCATCAACCACGCGGGCCATATGCCGAAAACCAATATGATGGTAGTGCTCAACGACAACGAGATGTCAATCTCGCCCAACGTCGGCGCAATTACCCGCTATTTGAACAAGATGCGACTCTCGCAGCCGGTGCAATTTCTCAAAGATAACTTAGAGGAACAATTCAAACAAATTCCCTTTGTTGGCGAAACTTTTACCCCAGAAATGGAACGCCTCAAAGAAGGAATGAAACGGTTAGCAGTGTCGAAAGTTGGAGCCGTAATTGAAGAATTAGGCTTTACTTACATGGGCCCGGTAGACGGACACAATTTGGAAGAGTTAATTGCCACTTTCAAACAAGGTCACACTATTCAAGGCCCTGTGTTAGTTCACGTGGTGACGGTGAAGGGCAAAGGATATGCGATCGCCGAAAAAGACCAAGTAGGATATCACGCCCAAAATCCCTTTAACTTAGCCACAGGTAAAGGCATTCCCTCCACCAAGCCCAAGCCACCAGCCTACTCGAAAGTCTTTGCCCACGCCTTAGTCAAGCTAGCACAAGATAATCCTAAAATTGTTGGGATTACCGCCGCAATGGCAACCGGAACTTGTTTAGATAAACTTCAGGAAAAACTGCCGCAACAGTACATCGATGTCGGCATTGCCGAACAGCACGCAGTGACTTTATCGGCTGGTTTAGCCTGCGAAGGAATGCGCCCGGTTGTAGTAATTTACTCGACTTTTTTGCAGCGGGGATACGACCAAATAGTTCACGATGTCTGCATCCAAAACTTGCCTGTTTTCTTCTGTTTGGATCGAGCCGGGATTGTCGGCGCCGACGGCCCCACGCACCAAGGAATGTACGACATTTCCTACTTGCGCTGCTTGCCAAACATGACAATTATGGCGCCCAAAGACGAGGCGGAATTGCAGCGGATGGTAGTCACCGGCATCAACCACACCAGCGGCCCGATCGCCATGCGTTACCCGCGCGGCAACGGTTACGGCGTTCCTCTGATGGAGGAAGGTTGGGAAGAATTGCCGATCGGCAAAGCCGAAATTCTCCGCAACGGCGACGACTTGCTAATATTAGGTTACGGTTCAATGGTTTATCCGGCAATGCAAACCGCCGAGATTTTGAGCGAACACGGCATCGAAGCAACAGTGATTAATGCGCGTTTTGTCAAGCCTTTGGACACCGAATTAATCTTACCTTTGGCACAAAGAATCGGCAAAGTTGTCACAATAGAAGAAGGCTGTTTGATGGGCGGTTTCGGTTCAGCAGTAGCCGAATCTTTAATGGACAACAATGTGCTCGTACCGCTGATGCGCCTAGGCGTACCAGATACATTGGTAGACCACGCAACGCCAGAGCAATCATTTGCAAGTTTAGGATTAAATCCCTCGCAAATGGCCGATCGTATTTTAGCAACATTCAGCCGCAAACAGTCACCCGTTAGCGTCTAA
- a CDS encoding DUF4926 domain-containing protein, with protein sequence MNFTIKLLDVVALLEDLPQQGLDRGQVGTVVDEYDAEFVEVEFSDLHGCTYALEAFSKSQLMILHHSPLAETQWLKSQPSVQKTVLNRQ encoded by the coding sequence ATGAATTTCACCATTAAACTCCTTGATGTTGTTGCATTACTAGAAGACTTACCACAACAGGGCTTAGATCGCGGTCAAGTGGGAACAGTAGTTGATGAATACGATGCAGAGTTTGTTGAGGTTGAGTTTAGCGATTTGCATGGTTGTACCTACGCACTAGAAGCTTTTAGTAAGTCACAGTTAATGATTTTGCATCACAGTCCGCTTGCAGAAACCCAATGGCTAAAAAGTCAGCCATCAGTACAAAAAACTGTTTTAAATCGCCAATAA
- a CDS encoding helix-turn-helix transcriptional regulator, producing MGYVRLRIRALAEQKGWTLKQVADRSGVNYNTVRSYVQRDTLNTVDLSAVYKIARAFDVTMDDLVEVLED from the coding sequence ATGGGATACGTTAGACTGCGGATTCGAGCACTAGCTGAACAAAAGGGTTGGACGCTAAAGCAAGTTGCCGATCGATCCGGAGTTAATTACAACACTGTCAGAAGCTACGTTCAGCGCGATACTTTGAACACAGTCGATTTGTCTGCTGTCTACAAAATTGCCCGCGCTTTCGACGTAACGATGGATGATTTGGTTGAGGTTTTAGAAGATTGA
- a CDS encoding thioredoxin domain-containing protein, giving the protein MVNRLAQSQSLYLRKHAENPIDWWAWCDEALATAESQNKPIFLSIGYSSCHWCTVMEGEAFSDRAIAQYMNSQFIPIKVDREERPDIDSIYMQALQMMTGQGGWPLNIFLTPDERIPFYGGTYFPVNPRYGRPGFLEVLQSIRRFYDTEKRKLQAFKGEILDNLQQSAMLTGSTAELNREVFQKGLELNTGIIAGSNPGPCFPMMPYAELALRGTRFDFDAKHDSKKVCTQRGLDLALGGIYDHAAGGFHRYTVDAAWTVPHFEKMLYDNGQIVEYLANLWSAGIQEPAFETAVAGTVEWLKREMIAPTGYFYAAQDADSFTPPTPPYQGGAENLTPPYQGGETGGSEPEEGAFYVWTYAELQNLLTAEEFAEIQEQFNVTRSGNFEGKNVLQRRHPGKLSATVETALAKLFAVRYGDKPDRVKIFPPARNNQEAKNDSWPGRIPAVTDTKMIAAWNSLMISGLARAAQVFGKLEYLELAANAASFILDNQWTDGRFGRLNYDGKSAVAAQSEDYALFVKALLDLHQASLALANGAQAKQLPNSQFWLEKAVRVQDEFDEFLWSVEFGGYYNTAKDVSADLLVRERSYIDNATPAANGIAIASLVRLALLGPNLEYLDRAQQALQAFSSMIADTPQACPSLLSAVDWYQHCTLVRTSGDLISGLLSQYYPTAVCQIEADLPEGAIGLVCECLTCKEPAKSQERLLAEIMQSQTRG; this is encoded by the coding sequence ATGGTCAACCGTCTTGCTCAATCCCAAAGCCTGTACCTGCGGAAACACGCCGAAAACCCGATCGACTGGTGGGCCTGGTGCGATGAAGCCTTAGCAACGGCCGAAAGCCAAAATAAGCCGATTTTCCTGTCGATCGGCTATTCTAGCTGCCACTGGTGTACGGTGATGGAAGGAGAAGCATTTTCCGATCGCGCGATCGCCCAATACATGAATTCGCAGTTTATACCTATAAAAGTCGATCGCGAAGAACGCCCGGACATCGACAGCATTTATATGCAAGCTTTGCAAATGATGACAGGCCAAGGCGGTTGGCCGCTCAACATTTTTCTCACTCCCGACGAGCGAATACCATTCTACGGCGGCACTTACTTTCCCGTAAATCCGCGCTACGGAAGACCAGGTTTTTTAGAAGTTTTGCAATCAATTCGCCGTTTTTACGACACAGAAAAGCGCAAATTGCAAGCTTTTAAAGGAGAGATTTTAGACAACCTGCAACAGTCGGCGATGCTGACAGGTTCAACCGCAGAATTAAATCGCGAAGTATTCCAAAAAGGCTTAGAACTCAACACGGGAATTATTGCTGGTAGCAACCCAGGCCCCTGTTTTCCGATGATGCCCTATGCTGAGCTAGCACTGCGGGGAACTCGCTTTGATTTTGATGCAAAACACGACAGCAAAAAAGTCTGCACTCAGCGCGGCTTAGACTTAGCCTTAGGCGGTATTTACGACCACGCAGCCGGGGGATTTCACCGCTACACGGTTGATGCAGCTTGGACTGTCCCCCACTTTGAAAAAATGCTCTACGACAACGGTCAAATTGTGGAGTATTTAGCTAATTTGTGGAGCGCGGGAATCCAAGAACCGGCTTTTGAAACTGCGGTGGCGGGGACAGTAGAATGGTTGAAGCGAGAAATGATTGCGCCGACAGGCTATTTTTACGCTGCACAGGATGCCGATAGCTTTACCCCCCCAACCCCCCCTTACCAAGGGGGGGCAGAAAATTTAACCCCCCCTTACCAAGGGGGGGAAACGGGGGGGTCTGAACCGGAGGAAGGAGCGTTTTATGTTTGGACTTACGCCGAACTACAAAACCTGTTAACGGCGGAGGAATTTGCCGAAATCCAAGAACAGTTTAATGTTACTCGCAGCGGCAATTTTGAAGGCAAGAATGTATTGCAGCGCCGCCATCCGGGCAAACTCAGCGCAACAGTAGAAACGGCTTTAGCTAAACTTTTCGCTGTGCGCTACGGCGACAAACCCGATCGGGTGAAAATTTTTCCGCCAGCCCGCAACAATCAAGAAGCTAAAAATGACAGTTGGCCCGGGAGAATTCCCGCAGTTACTGACACGAAAATGATTGCGGCTTGGAATAGTTTAATGATTTCGGGTTTGGCGCGGGCGGCGCAGGTTTTTGGGAAGTTGGAATATCTGGAATTAGCTGCGAATGCTGCTAGTTTTATTTTAGACAATCAGTGGACGGATGGGCGATTTGGGCGCTTGAATTATGACGGTAAATCGGCTGTGGCGGCGCAGTCGGAGGATTATGCTTTGTTTGTAAAAGCTTTGTTGGATTTGCATCAAGCGAGTTTGGCTTTAGCAAACGGAGCTCAGGCTAAACAGTTACCAAATTCTCAGTTTTGGTTGGAAAAAGCTGTGCGGGTGCAAGATGAGTTTGATGAGTTTTTGTGGAGTGTGGAATTTGGCGGCTATTACAATACGGCTAAGGATGTTAGCGCAGATTTGTTGGTGCGGGAGCGCAGTTATATAGATAATGCGACTCCGGCGGCGAATGGAATTGCGATCGCCTCTTTGGTTCGCCTGGCGCTGCTGGGCCCAAATTTAGAATATCTCGATCGCGCCCAACAAGCTTTGCAAGCTTTCAGCAGTATGATCGCAGATACTCCCCAAGCTTGTCCGAGTCTGCTTTCGGCTGTGGATTGGTATCAGCATTGTACTTTAGTCCGCACTTCTGGCGACCTGATTTCGGGGTTGCTTTCGCAGTATTATCCGACTGCTGTGTGTCAGATTGAGGCGGATTTACCTGAAGGTGCGATCGGGTTAGTTTGCGAGTGTTTGACTTGCAAAGAACCTGCCAAAAGTCAAGAGCGGCTGTTGGCTGAAATTATGCAAAGTCAAACGCGAGGATAG
- a CDS encoding PQQ-binding-like beta-propeller repeat protein: MSLLSRRIFNIRLGQFLLSAAVPPAILKQCQPEPSKQAEPAIQPALKTNINKVPTKKVVPEVELFVPTFLGNDQRRFYGRGVPKGLKLINKFELGSGRTFLGRQSQIWSGAGWTGQPTITRDRDKTYLIIGSFDHYLHKIDMATNKEVWRYEFDDIIKGSSTIYIDKTANAENRIVILQGSRSGGGGKNVVPSFRAVSFRTGKELWKLDIRRTPSYSQDNDSSALYLGDGVLFNAGENAIGYFLNSSASKAKVKQGIKQPQILSEVKLYEPGDISKHGGNLVAESSPSRLKDRLYISAGSGHIYGISIKTKKIVWDFKTGSDIDGSAVISKSGKLFCAIEKQYIAGNGGVLKLNPNKEPNASVEWFLPTGNRRLSSWEGGIIGSVALNDEYNPGGFPALFATNAIDGNLYIGSQDAVTGKKNFVPWRNQSYETPVIVFKKEIGSSISTPIFTDGNKLISAGYNGVYLFELKWERAKSGDKNALKNAQGEFYRLKVKESARFKPGLSFEATPVVWDGIVRICARDGWMYTLG; this comes from the coding sequence ATGAGTTTATTATCCCGGAGAATCTTCAATATACGGCTCGGACAATTTTTGTTAAGTGCCGCAGTTCCTCCTGCCATTCTCAAACAGTGTCAACCCGAACCATCGAAGCAAGCAGAACCAGCGATCCAACCTGCATTAAAAACTAATATTAACAAAGTTCCGACCAAAAAAGTAGTTCCCGAAGTAGAATTATTTGTACCAACTTTTTTAGGCAACGACCAGCGCCGATTCTACGGTCGAGGCGTCCCAAAAGGCTTGAAATTAATCAACAAATTTGAGCTGGGAAGCGGCCGAACTTTTCTGGGAAGACAATCGCAAATTTGGAGTGGCGCAGGTTGGACTGGACAGCCAACAATTACCCGAGATCGAGACAAAACTTATTTAATCATAGGTTCTTTCGACCACTATTTGCACAAAATAGACATGGCGACGAATAAAGAAGTTTGGCGCTATGAATTTGATGATATAATTAAAGGAAGTTCCACAATTTATATTGACAAAACAGCCAACGCCGAAAACCGAATTGTGATTTTGCAAGGCAGCCGCAGCGGCGGTGGTGGCAAAAATGTTGTGCCGAGTTTTAGGGCAGTGTCTTTTAGAACTGGCAAGGAACTGTGGAAGTTGGACATCAGGAGAACGCCCAGCTACAGTCAGGATAACGATAGCAGTGCTTTGTATCTGGGCGATGGCGTTTTGTTCAATGCGGGGGAAAATGCGATCGGCTATTTTCTCAATAGTTCTGCCAGCAAAGCTAAAGTTAAACAAGGAATCAAGCAACCGCAGATATTGTCAGAAGTCAAGCTGTACGAGCCGGGAGATATCAGCAAGCACGGCGGCAACTTGGTAGCAGAATCATCACCATCTCGGCTCAAAGATAGATTATATATCTCTGCTGGCTCCGGTCATATTTATGGCATTAGTATTAAAACAAAAAAGATAGTCTGGGATTTCAAGACTGGTTCAGATATTGATGGAAGTGCTGTAATTTCCAAATCTGGGAAACTGTTTTGTGCGATAGAAAAACAATACATTGCGGGTAACGGCGGAGTCCTTAAACTAAATCCAAACAAAGAACCGAATGCCAGCGTCGAATGGTTTTTACCTACTGGAAATCGCCGACTTTCTAGTTGGGAAGGCGGGATAATCGGCTCTGTAGCGCTCAATGACGAGTACAATCCTGGGGGTTTTCCAGCGTTATTTGCCACAAATGCGATCGATGGCAATTTGTACATCGGTTCCCAAGATGCAGTTACGGGCAAAAAGAATTTTGTACCTTGGCGAAATCAGTCTTACGAAACTCCGGTAATCGTATTTAAAAAAGAGATTGGCTCTTCAATTTCTACTCCAATATTTACCGATGGCAATAAACTAATCAGTGCGGGATACAACGGTGTTTATTTGTTCGAGTTGAAGTGGGAACGAGCCAAGTCTGGGGATAAGAATGCTTTGAAAAATGCTCAAGGCGAGTTTTACCGTTTGAAAGTAAAAGAATCCGCAAGATTTAAACCGGGTTTATCGTTTGAAGCGACGCCTGTTGTGTGGGACGGAATTGTGAGGATTTGCGCGAGAGATGGGTGGATGTATACTTTAGGTTAA
- a CDS encoding 2TM domain-containing protein, which yields MATNDSQISQIYGSEDAQGILQLAIARRQDEGELSRVQLFEIAAELGISEQDIVAAEQQWLATRGEFQEKLVFNTYRRGKLQKNLTKYGIINTFLVLFNLAGSHELSWSLFIVLTWGLGLSLNAWNVYQSEGEEYEQAFQRWRLKKQVGQSIGTATDKFVKWLQS from the coding sequence ATGGCGACCAATGACAGTCAAATAAGTCAAATTTACGGTTCAGAGGATGCTCAAGGTATATTACAGCTTGCGATCGCCCGGCGACAAGATGAAGGCGAACTTTCCCGAGTCCAGCTTTTCGAGATTGCAGCAGAATTGGGCATTTCCGAACAGGATATCGTGGCGGCGGAACAGCAATGGTTAGCCACTAGAGGGGAATTTCAAGAAAAACTGGTTTTTAACACTTACCGTCGCGGCAAATTGCAGAAAAACTTGACAAAGTACGGCATTATCAATACTTTTTTAGTTTTGTTTAATCTAGCAGGATCGCACGAGCTTTCTTGGTCGCTGTTCATTGTATTAACGTGGGGATTGGGATTGTCGCTGAATGCTTGGAATGTTTATCAAAGTGAAGGGGAAGAGTACGAACAAGCGTTTCAGCGGTGGCGTTTGAAGAAACAGGTAGGACAGTCAATCGGTACTGCGACGGATAAGTTTGTGAAGTGGTTGCAGTCGTGA
- a CDS encoding type II toxin-antitoxin system HicA family toxin, protein MPRVCSAETIRALERLGFVRVRQRGSHVILKKQILVDDPENPQGAIEVGCVVPVQRKTLAVGTLGSILNQAGISVEDFLNNL, encoded by the coding sequence CTGCCCAGAGTCTGTAGTGCAGAAACTATCCGTGCTTTAGAACGCTTAGGGTTTGTCCGGGTTCGCCAGCGGGGAAGTCACGTTATTTTGAAGAAACAAATACTTGTAGACGATCCGGAAAATCCGCAAGGGGCGATCGAAGTAGGGTGTGTTGTGCCGGTACAGCGAAAAACTTTGGCAGTTGGAACTCTTGGAAGCATTTTAAATCAAGCTGGGATTTCAGTGGAAGATTTTTTGAATAATCTGTAG
- a CDS encoding type II toxin-antitoxin system HicB family antitoxin: MPRIFTAIVYWEEDVYVAECPEVGTASQGETIEEAIANLKEATELYLEELSLPKTSPRLLTTFEVLSA, encoded by the coding sequence ATGCCTCGTATCTTTACAGCAATCGTTTATTGGGAAGAAGATGTTTATGTGGCAGAATGTCCTGAAGTGGGAACTGCCAGCCAGGGTGAAACAATTGAAGAAGCGATCGCCAATCTGAAAGAAGCAACAGAACTCTATTTAGAGGAACTCTCTTTACCTAAAACTTCCCCGCGTTTACTAACAACATTTGAGGTGTTGAGCGCCTAG
- a CDS encoding aspartyl protease, translated as MIDGRFGEIGELFFEIDLVAADGETFPIEVLLDTGFTTGWLALDTQDCLSLGWVMIESERLMLTARGEEYFDIYEGKAVVDGEEYVIPVLVGDGIPESILGLQWLKLLPLAVNFGTGVLTLG; from the coding sequence ATGATTGATGGCAGGTTCGGGGAGATTGGGGAGCTATTTTTTGAAATTGATTTAGTTGCTGCTGATGGCGAAACATTTCCTATTGAAGTGTTATTAGATACTGGATTTACAACGGGTTGGTTGGCCCTGGATACTCAAGATTGTCTGAGTTTGGGGTGGGTGATGATTGAAAGTGAACGACTGATGCTGACGGCGCGGGGTGAGGAGTATTTTGATATTTATGAGGGAAAAGCTGTAGTCGATGGAGAGGAGTATGTAATTCCTGTGTTGGTAGGGGATGGAATTCCTGAATCTATTCTGGGTTTGCAGTGGTTGAAACTGCTACCGTTGGCTGTTAATTTTGGGACGGGAGTGTTGACGCTGGGGTAG
- a CDS encoding CHAD domain-containing protein, with the protein MNVKTPAKVKTKVKTLGDAASSAIEKYYHKTVAHEDEVLKDKDAEELHQMRVGMRRLRSAVTGFARVLDLPKEASERKIGKVGRILGTLRDLDVMLATLQNQYYPNLPAQEQEVLDEALLHLLKQRRRALKAVRAVLDRKSYQSLKQSIEDWLDKPEFRAIEHLPIAEVLPDLLLPQVSEFFLHPAWLLGTEYEDGKVKVADDLTAEAVEEKLAAEGTILHDLRKQAKRVRYLMNLFGDFYGPAYEAYVEDVKAIQECLGDIQDSEVLGEFLTDFVDRNLTKELPKLAGLLVENRYAAWQKWQVLQHKYLKSEVREGLRSTLINPVEVDGG; encoded by the coding sequence ATGAACGTCAAAACACCAGCAAAAGTTAAAACTAAAGTTAAAACCCTCGGAGACGCAGCCTCAAGTGCGATCGAGAAATATTACCACAAAACAGTAGCGCACGAGGATGAAGTTCTCAAAGACAAAGACGCGGAAGAACTTCACCAAATGCGAGTCGGAATGCGACGTTTGCGATCGGCTGTAACGGGTTTTGCTCGGGTTCTAGACTTGCCAAAAGAGGCTTCTGAACGCAAAATTGGTAAGGTGGGGCGGATTCTGGGAACCCTCAGGGATTTGGATGTGATGCTCGCAACTCTCCAAAACCAGTATTACCCGAATTTGCCAGCCCAGGAACAGGAAGTTTTGGATGAGGCTTTGTTGCATTTGCTCAAACAGCGCCGTCGGGCTTTGAAAGCGGTAAGGGCTGTTTTGGATCGCAAAAGTTACCAGTCGCTGAAACAGTCGATCGAGGATTGGCTCGATAAACCAGAGTTTCGGGCGATCGAACATTTGCCAATTGCTGAGGTTTTGCCGGATTTGCTGTTACCTCAAGTCAGCGAATTTTTCCTGCATCCGGCTTGGCTGCTGGGCACCGAATACGAGGATGGCAAAGTTAAAGTTGCTGATGATTTGACTGCTGAGGCTGTGGAAGAGAAGCTAGCAGCAGAGGGAACAATTCTGCACGATTTGCGGAAGCAAGCTAAGCGGGTTCGCTATTTGATGAATCTATTTGGCGATTTTTACGGCCCGGCTTATGAAGCTTATGTCGAAGATGTGAAAGCTATTCAGGAATGTTTGGGCGATATTCAAGACAGTGAAGTTTTAGGGGAGTTTTTGACAGATTTTGTCGATCGCAATTTGACCAAAGAGTTGCCGAAACTTGCTGGTTTGTTGGTAGAGAATCGCTACGCAGCTTGGCAAAAATGGCAGGTTTTGCAGCACAAGTATTTAAAGTCGGAAGTTCGAGAAGGTTTGCGATCGACTTTAATTAATCCTGTAGAGGTAGACGGCGGTTGA
- the petJ gene encoding cytochrome c6 PetJ, which yields MKRLLSIALLAIAILTVGFGRPALAGDAAKGAKLFSANCSACHIGGGNVVMAMKTLKKGALEKYGMNSIEAITTQVTKGKNAMPAFGTRLKPEQIEDVATYVLEQSEKDWKG from the coding sequence TTGAAAAGACTCTTATCGATCGCCCTGTTAGCGATCGCAATTTTGACTGTAGGCTTCGGCCGCCCTGCACTCGCTGGAGATGCTGCTAAAGGGGCTAAACTCTTTAGCGCCAACTGTTCTGCTTGTCACATCGGTGGCGGCAACGTCGTTATGGCGATGAAAACCTTGAAAAAAGGTGCTCTTGAGAAGTACGGCATGAATTCTATCGAGGCTATTACTACTCAGGTAACTAAGGGCAAAAATGCTATGCCTGCTTTCGGCACTCGCTTGAAGCCCGAACAAATCGAGGATGTAGCAACCTACGTGCTCGAACAATCTGAGAAAGACTGGAAAGGCTAA
- the psbV2 gene encoding photosystem II cytochrome PsbV2 → MLRSGVFVCFLLGILIVLPLVLVAPQPVLAAADSYVTRYLKVSEPVPLELDAQGQTRLFSAEDLSAGKRLFEQNCLNCHVGGATLPDPTISLSLTALEGATPPRTTINSLVSYLREPMTYDGSEETFWCRQVPESWMRQTEIENLAAFVLRAAQKAPGWGVDNFES, encoded by the coding sequence ATGCTCCGTAGTGGTGTTTTTGTCTGCTTTCTGTTAGGAATTTTAATTGTTTTGCCGCTGGTACTGGTGGCACCTCAACCTGTTTTGGCTGCTGCCGATTCTTATGTAACTCGCTATTTGAAAGTTAGCGAACCTGTACCGCTAGAATTGGACGCACAGGGACAGACTCGGCTCTTTTCCGCTGAGGATTTGTCCGCAGGGAAGCGGTTGTTCGAGCAAAACTGCCTCAACTGTCATGTTGGGGGAGCGACTTTGCCAGATCCGACTATTTCTTTGTCTTTGACTGCTCTGGAAGGGGCAACGCCTCCGCGCACCACCATCAATAGTCTGGTGTCCTACCTGAGGGAACCGATGACTTATGACGGCAGCGAGGAGACTTTCTGGTGCCGCCAAGTGCCAGAAAGCTGGATGCGGCAGACAGAGATTGAAAATTTGGCTGCCTTTGTGCTTCGGGCTGCTCAGAAAGCTCCGGGCTGGGGCGTGGATAATTTTGAGAGTTGA
- the psbV gene encoding photosystem II cytochrome c-550, producing MLKRYFIALTAVLLTFQLFVSSAMAVELSPELRTVTLDEKGTPVVLSLKQVQQGKRLFNSTCAQCHGAGMTKTDPNVNLSPETLALANPPRNNIESLVDYMKNPTTYDGFEEISELHPSIKSADIFAEMRNLSDEDLYAIGGHILLQPKIVGTQWAGGKGAR from the coding sequence ATGCTTAAAAGATATTTCATTGCTCTGACCGCTGTATTGTTGACATTTCAGTTATTTGTCAGCAGCGCCATGGCTGTAGAACTGAGTCCCGAACTTCGCACTGTGACTTTAGATGAGAAGGGTACTCCCGTGGTGCTGAGCCTCAAACAAGTCCAGCAAGGCAAACGCCTGTTTAACTCGACTTGCGCTCAATGTCACGGTGCGGGAATGACTAAAACTGACCCGAACGTGAATTTGAGTCCCGAAACTCTGGCTTTAGCAAACCCGCCCCGCAATAATATTGAGTCGCTGGTTGATTATATGAAAAATCCCACGACTTATGACGGCTTTGAAGAAATTTCCGAGCTGCATCCGAGCATAAAGAGCGCGGATATTTTCGCTGAGATGAGAAATCTCTCGGATGAGGATTTGTACGCGATTGGCGGTCACATTTTGTTGCAGCCGAAAATTGTCGGCACCCAGTGGGCTGGCGGTAAAGGCGCTCGCTAA
- a CDS encoding translation initiation factor IF-2 — protein sequence MGFADLSIAEIAEDFNVPVEDVLRLCDELEIAYKHPQTRLALEDVKAIMSALEKRRDSKRVAD from the coding sequence ATGGGTTTTGCAGACCTATCCATCGCCGAAATAGCAGAAGACTTCAACGTCCCTGTTGAAGACGTGCTCCGCTTGTGTGACGAGTTGGAAATTGCCTACAAGCATCCTCAAACCCGTTTGGCTTTGGAAGATGTTAAGGCAATTATGTCCGCTCTCGAAAAAAGGCGCGACTCAAAACGGGTTGCAGATTAG